A genomic region of Alkalispirillum mobile contains the following coding sequences:
- a CDS encoding UvrD-helicase domain-containing protein, translating into MLDERQSQVRDHTHGPLLVLAVAGSGKTTSVIHRAAHRVGDGVPPDEMLLLTFSRKAAAEMRDRLGGLLDTVSGRSAATGTGAKEYRQRDVRMTVYHTLPGLFSRCEAGLGSCDQAQRRGFHALS; encoded by the coding sequence ATGTTGGATGAGCGACAGTCCCAGGTACGCGACCATACCCACGGCCCACTGCTGGTCCTTGCGGTCGCAGGGTCCGGCAAGACGACCAGCGTGATTCATCGAGCGGCCCATCGCGTCGGCGACGGTGTGCCGCCCGATGAGATGTTGCTGCTCACGTTTTCGCGCAAGGCGGCGGCCGAGATGCGTGATCGCCTTGGCGGCTTGCTTGATACTGTCAGTGGTCGTTCGGCTGCCACTGGCACAGGAGCCAAAGAGTATCGCCAGCGCGATGTGCGGATGACGGTGTATCACACGCTGCCAGGTCTGTTCAGTCGGTGTGAGGCCGGGCTCGGGTCCTGTGATCAAGCTCAGCGGAGGGGTTTTCACGCTCTTAGCTAA